From the Microbacterium thalassium genome, one window contains:
- a CDS encoding NAD(P)/FAD-dependent oxidoreductase → MQTPAVPNGDVSWWWRDLGGIPSPRPALSGDIDADVAIVGAGYTGLWTAYYLKTLQPDLRITVLEQRFAGFGASGRNGGWLTNEITGGRERYAAARGVDAANAHQRALNETVDEVIAVAAREGIDADIVKGGEFEIARAPAQLARLRAAAADTAAWAHTDIDVLDGAQVASRIAVDGVLGGIWHPHCARVHPAKLVRGLAGVVEGLGVTICENTRVLEISPGTAVTSHGTVTAAHVIRATEGFTADLRGEHRTWLPMNSSMIVTEPLPASFWDSVGWEGRETLGDFAHVYMYAQRTADDRIAFGGRGVPYRYGSRVDTDGSTQQRTIASLTRLLRDFFPDAADTPIAHAWAGVLGVPRDWAATVGHDPATGLGWAGGYVGTGVTATNLAGRTLADLVLGRDTDLVHLPWVGQKAKKWEVEPLRWIAVNAIYTAYGLADRVELSRSSARTAWPASVADWVAGR, encoded by the coding sequence ATGCAGACCCCGGCAGTTCCCAACGGTGACGTCTCGTGGTGGTGGCGCGATCTCGGCGGCATCCCGAGCCCGCGCCCGGCGCTCTCCGGCGACATCGACGCCGATGTCGCGATCGTCGGCGCCGGGTACACCGGACTGTGGACGGCGTACTACCTGAAGACCCTCCAGCCCGATCTTCGGATCACGGTGCTCGAGCAGCGGTTCGCGGGGTTCGGGGCATCCGGGCGCAACGGCGGATGGCTGACCAACGAGATCACCGGCGGACGCGAGCGGTACGCGGCGGCGCGCGGCGTCGATGCTGCGAACGCGCACCAGCGGGCGCTCAACGAGACCGTCGACGAAGTCATCGCCGTCGCCGCGCGCGAGGGCATCGACGCCGACATCGTCAAGGGCGGCGAGTTCGAGATCGCCCGAGCCCCCGCTCAGCTCGCACGCCTGCGGGCGGCCGCCGCGGACACCGCGGCGTGGGCGCACACCGACATCGACGTCCTGGACGGCGCCCAGGTCGCGTCGCGCATCGCCGTCGACGGCGTGCTCGGCGGGATCTGGCACCCGCACTGCGCACGCGTCCACCCGGCCAAGCTCGTGCGCGGGCTCGCCGGGGTGGTCGAGGGCCTGGGCGTGACCATCTGCGAGAACACGCGCGTCCTCGAGATCTCACCGGGCACGGCGGTGACCTCGCACGGCACCGTCACCGCCGCGCACGTCATCCGCGCGACCGAGGGCTTCACCGCCGACCTCCGCGGCGAGCACCGCACGTGGCTGCCGATGAACTCGTCGATGATCGTGACCGAGCCGCTGCCGGCATCGTTCTGGGACTCGGTCGGCTGGGAGGGCCGCGAGACACTCGGCGACTTCGCGCACGTGTACATGTACGCGCAGCGCACCGCCGACGACCGCATCGCGTTCGGCGGCCGCGGCGTGCCGTACCGCTACGGGTCGCGCGTGGACACCGACGGGTCGACGCAGCAGCGCACCATCGCGTCGCTCACCCGGCTGCTGCGCGACTTCTTCCCGGATGCCGCTGACACGCCGATCGCGCACGCGTGGGCCGGCGTCCTCGGCGTTCCCCGCGACTGGGCCGCCACGGTCGGCCACGACCCGGCGACGGGTCTCGGCTGGGCCGGCGGCTACGTCGGCACCGGCGTGACGGCGACGAACCTCGCCGGCCGCACGCTCGCCGACCTCGTGCTCGGGCGCGACACCGACCTGGTGCACCTGCCCTGGGTGGGGCAGAAGGCGAAGAAGTGGGAGGTCGAGCCGCTGCGATGGATCGCGGTGAACGCGATCTACACCGCGTACGGCCTCGCCGACCGCGTCGAGTTGTCGCGTTCGTCCGCGCGCACCGCGTGGCCGGCATCCGTCGCCGACTGGGTCGCCGGCCGCTGA
- a CDS encoding NAD-dependent succinate-semialdehyde dehydrogenase, with amino-acid sequence MSDYAVVNPATGETLATYPTITDDALQEAIARSDAAYRTWRDVPVAERAAKIRRVAELHRERKDELAAIIVREMGKPLSHAEGEVDFAADITEFYADNAEKITGDQPLDILGEGTAVVRRSPLGVLLGIMPWNFPYYQVARFAAPNIVVGNTILLKHAPQCPESAAALEDMYREAGLGDVYINIYATNDQAATVVADPRVQGVSVTGSERAGSAVAALAGANLKKVALELGGSDPFIVLSTDDLDTVVANAVEARMDNNGQSCNAPKRFIVIDDLYDAFVEKFTQAMRAQTMGDPFAEDTLLGPLSSTLAAKRLEAQVDKAVAQGATLVAGGKRDGAFYEPTVLTGVSSDMDVYREELFGPAGVVYKVQNEDEAVHLANDTSYGLGSYVYTTDPEQAERVADKIDAGMVYINCVLADSPELPFGGVKRSGTSREMGLLAADEFVNKKLIRVAP; translated from the coding sequence ATGAGTGACTACGCCGTCGTCAACCCCGCCACGGGCGAGACTCTGGCCACCTACCCGACGATCACCGACGACGCGCTGCAGGAGGCGATCGCGCGCTCCGACGCCGCGTACCGCACGTGGCGCGACGTGCCGGTGGCCGAGCGGGCGGCGAAGATCCGCCGCGTCGCCGAGCTGCACCGCGAGCGCAAGGACGAGCTCGCCGCCATCATCGTGCGCGAGATGGGCAAGCCGCTGTCGCACGCCGAGGGTGAGGTGGACTTCGCCGCCGACATCACCGAGTTCTACGCCGACAACGCCGAGAAGATCACCGGCGACCAGCCGCTGGACATCCTCGGCGAGGGCACCGCGGTCGTCCGTCGCTCGCCGCTGGGGGTGCTGCTGGGCATCATGCCGTGGAACTTCCCGTACTACCAGGTCGCGCGCTTCGCGGCGCCGAACATCGTCGTCGGCAACACGATCCTGCTCAAGCACGCCCCGCAGTGCCCCGAGTCGGCCGCGGCCCTCGAGGACATGTACCGCGAGGCGGGCCTGGGCGACGTCTACATCAACATCTACGCGACCAACGACCAGGCCGCGACCGTCGTCGCCGACCCGCGCGTGCAGGGCGTCTCGGTGACCGGCTCGGAGCGCGCCGGCTCCGCCGTCGCGGCGCTCGCGGGCGCGAACCTCAAGAAGGTCGCGCTCGAGCTGGGCGGCTCGGACCCGTTCATCGTGCTGTCCACCGACGACCTCGACACGGTCGTCGCCAACGCCGTCGAGGCGCGCATGGACAACAACGGCCAGTCGTGCAACGCCCCCAAGCGCTTCATCGTGATCGACGACCTCTACGACGCGTTCGTGGAGAAGTTCACCCAGGCGATGCGCGCGCAGACCATGGGCGACCCGTTCGCCGAGGACACGCTGCTCGGGCCGCTGTCGTCGACGCTGGCCGCCAAGCGCCTCGAGGCGCAGGTCGACAAGGCCGTCGCGCAGGGCGCGACGCTGGTCGCCGGCGGAAAGCGCGACGGCGCCTTCTACGAGCCGACCGTCCTCACCGGCGTCTCGAGCGACATGGACGTCTACCGCGAGGAGCTGTTCGGTCCCGCCGGCGTCGTCTACAAGGTGCAGAACGAAGACGAGGCGGTCCACCTCGCCAACGACACCAGCTACGGCCTCGGCTCGTACGTCTACACGACCGACCCCGAGCAGGCCGAACGCGTCGCCGACAAGATCGACGCGGGCATGGTCTACATCAACTGCGTCCTGGCCGACAGCCCCGAGCTGCCCTTCGGCGGCGTGAAGCGCTCCGGCACCTCGCGCGAGATGGGTCTGCTGGCCGCGGACGAGTTCGTCAACAAGAAGCTCATCCGCGTCGCGCCGTAA
- the gabT gene encoding 4-aminobutyrate--2-oxoglutarate transaminase has translation MTTVETSATVPVGGPSLPQERRLVTAIPGPKSQELLARKSAAVPAGVGHTAPIAAVAAGGGVVVDADGNSLIDMGSGIAVTGVGNADPKVVAAVQAQVAQFTHTCFMVSPYESYVAVAEALNRITPGDFAKKTALFNSGAEAVENAVKIARKYTGRQAVVAFDHGYHGRTNLTMALTAKSMPYKSGFGPFAPEVHRAPLSYPYRDGLTGPEAAERAISVIEKQIGADNLAAMIIEPIQGEGGFIVPADGFLPALVEWCRANGVVFIADEVQTGFARTGAMFASELFGIEPDLITTAKGIAGGLPLAAVTGRAEIMDAPHVGGLGGTYGGNPIACAAALAAIDAFEHDGLIERAQHIGARLTARLEGIQASDPRIGDVRGRGAMIAAELVDPTTGKPDAALTAAVAKACIAQGVIVLTCGTYGNVIRFLPPLSISDELLDDALDVLMAALAAS, from the coding sequence ATGACGACGGTCGAGACCTCTGCCACCGTGCCCGTGGGCGGGCCCTCCCTGCCGCAGGAGCGGCGCCTGGTCACGGCCATTCCGGGCCCGAAGTCCCAGGAGCTGCTCGCGCGCAAGTCCGCAGCCGTCCCCGCGGGCGTCGGCCACACGGCCCCGATCGCCGCGGTCGCCGCCGGCGGCGGCGTCGTCGTCGACGCCGACGGCAACTCGCTCATCGACATGGGCTCGGGGATCGCCGTCACCGGCGTCGGCAATGCCGACCCCAAGGTGGTCGCCGCAGTCCAGGCGCAGGTGGCGCAGTTCACCCACACGTGCTTCATGGTCTCGCCCTACGAGTCCTACGTCGCCGTCGCCGAGGCGCTCAACCGCATCACACCGGGTGACTTCGCCAAGAAGACCGCGCTGTTCAACTCGGGCGCCGAGGCGGTCGAGAACGCCGTCAAGATCGCCCGCAAGTACACCGGCCGGCAGGCGGTCGTCGCCTTCGACCACGGCTACCACGGCCGCACCAACCTCACGATGGCGCTGACGGCCAAGTCCATGCCGTACAAGAGCGGCTTCGGCCCGTTCGCCCCCGAGGTCCACCGGGCGCCGCTGTCGTACCCGTACCGGGACGGACTGACCGGCCCCGAGGCCGCCGAGCGCGCGATCTCGGTGATCGAGAAGCAGATCGGCGCCGACAACCTCGCCGCCATGATCATCGAGCCCATCCAGGGAGAGGGCGGGTTCATCGTCCCCGCCGACGGGTTCCTCCCGGCGCTCGTGGAGTGGTGCCGTGCGAACGGCGTCGTCTTCATCGCCGACGAGGTGCAGACCGGCTTCGCCCGCACCGGAGCGATGTTCGCCAGCGAGCTGTTCGGCATCGAACCCGACCTCATCACCACCGCGAAGGGCATCGCCGGCGGCCTTCCCCTCGCCGCCGTCACCGGCCGCGCCGAGATCATGGACGCGCCGCACGTCGGGGGTCTCGGGGGCACCTACGGCGGCAACCCGATCGCGTGCGCCGCGGCGCTCGCCGCGATCGACGCGTTCGAGCACGACGGTCTCATCGAGCGCGCGCAGCACATCGGCGCGCGCCTCACCGCCCGGCTCGAGGGGATCCAGGCATCCGACCCCCGCATCGGCGACGTTCGCGGACGCGGCGCGATGATCGCCGCCGAACTCGTCGACCCCACCACGGGGAAGCCGGATGCCGCGCTGACCGCCGCCGTCGCGAAGGCGTGCATCGCGCAGGGCGTGATCGTCCTCACGTGCGGCACGTACGGCAACGTGATCCGCTTCCTGCCGCCGCTGTCGATCAGTGACGAACTGCTCGACGACGCGCTCGACGTGCTGATGGCGGCGCTCGCCGCATCCTGA
- a CDS encoding acylphosphatase yields the protein MRRVRVVVQGMVQGVGYRYTMRLIAREAGVTGWVRNRYDGSVEAEVEGSDAQVDTVLAWMAEGPPGSRVTQASVTDIEPSGGGVFQVLETA from the coding sequence ATGAGGCGCGTGCGGGTGGTCGTGCAGGGCATGGTCCAGGGAGTCGGATACCGCTACACCATGCGGCTGATCGCCCGCGAGGCCGGCGTCACCGGCTGGGTGCGCAACCGGTACGACGGATCCGTCGAAGCCGAGGTCGAGGGCAGCGACGCCCAGGTCGACACGGTGCTGGCGTGGATGGCCGAGGGCCCTCCCGGCTCCCGTGTCACCCAGGCATCCGTCACCGACATCGAGCCGTCCGGCGGCGGCGTCTTCCAGGTGCTCGAGACCGCCTGA
- a CDS encoding PucR family transcriptional regulator → MAVDADAPTLRALLARADLHLRVEVDAGTVALDRPVRWVHSSDLEDPTPFLSEGLVLLTTGTQFAETGDDPEPYRAYVRRLAACDIAGLGFGTEVVRNGIPPALVTACAAEGLVLFEVPYRTPFIAVARANAEAIAAEAFARRNWALAAQRAISLAALRPDGLGATLSELSRQLDAWVGLFDAAGELSRQHPIAGLDADTADTVHHEVRTVLRRGVRAGSAIRIGERPFTLQTLGRGGRLRGVIAIASGELDREGRGVVTAVIAMAGLALEQQQGLSRAWGALRAGLVQSLLAGDAALAARIARDVWGPLPPEPVSVALTEARAAHHDGLAELLELRADEAHGALFFGRADDGLAIAVPSSGRAVFDEVADRFGIRLGVSDPAAYEEFAAAVDQARIARDRGTEAVTAFADVAATGVLSALPDAARALAQAELRPLTDHDRDTGSRLVETLSAWLDHDCSHEATARALGVHRHTVRTRLSLIERLLGRDLSSFAARAELWAALRARG, encoded by the coding sequence ATGGCCGTCGACGCGGACGCGCCGACGCTGCGCGCGCTGCTGGCTCGCGCCGACCTGCATCTGCGCGTCGAGGTCGACGCCGGCACGGTGGCGCTCGACCGCCCCGTCCGCTGGGTGCACAGCTCGGATCTCGAGGATCCGACGCCGTTCCTGTCCGAGGGACTCGTGCTGCTGACCACCGGCACGCAGTTCGCCGAGACCGGAGACGACCCCGAGCCCTACCGGGCGTATGTCCGCCGGCTCGCCGCGTGCGACATCGCCGGGCTCGGCTTCGGCACCGAGGTCGTGCGCAACGGCATCCCGCCGGCGCTCGTCACGGCGTGCGCGGCCGAGGGGCTCGTGCTCTTCGAGGTCCCCTACCGCACGCCGTTCATCGCCGTCGCCCGCGCCAACGCCGAGGCGATCGCCGCCGAGGCGTTCGCGCGCCGCAACTGGGCGCTGGCCGCGCAGCGCGCCATCTCGCTCGCCGCACTGCGGCCCGACGGACTGGGCGCGACCCTGTCGGAGCTGTCGCGCCAGCTCGACGCGTGGGTCGGCCTCTTCGACGCCGCCGGCGAGCTGAGCCGCCAGCATCCGATCGCGGGGCTGGACGCCGACACCGCCGACACGGTCCACCACGAGGTGCGCACCGTGCTGCGACGGGGCGTCCGGGCGGGGTCCGCGATCCGGATCGGCGAGCGCCCCTTCACGCTGCAGACGCTCGGGCGCGGCGGACGGCTCCGCGGGGTCATCGCGATCGCGAGCGGGGAACTCGATCGCGAAGGGCGCGGCGTCGTCACGGCGGTCATCGCCATGGCCGGTCTCGCGCTCGAACAGCAGCAGGGGCTCTCACGCGCCTGGGGCGCGCTGCGCGCGGGCCTCGTGCAGTCGCTCCTGGCTGGCGACGCCGCCCTCGCCGCCCGCATCGCGCGCGACGTCTGGGGTCCGCTCCCGCCCGAGCCGGTGTCGGTGGCCCTCACCGAGGCGCGGGCCGCCCACCACGACGGGCTGGCGGAGCTCCTCGAGCTGCGCGCCGACGAGGCCCACGGCGCCCTGTTCTTCGGTCGCGCCGACGACGGCCTCGCCATCGCGGTGCCCTCGTCGGGCCGCGCAGTGTTCGACGAGGTCGCCGATCGCTTCGGCATCCGCCTCGGGGTCAGCGATCCCGCCGCCTACGAGGAGTTCGCGGCGGCGGTCGACCAGGCCCGCATCGCGCGCGACCGCGGCACGGAGGCCGTCACGGCGTTCGCCGACGTGGCCGCCACGGGCGTGCTGTCGGCGCTCCCCGACGCCGCCCGGGCGCTCGCGCAGGCCGAGCTGAGGCCGCTCACCGACCACGATCGCGACACCGGCTCCCGCCTCGTCGAGACCCTCTCGGCGTGGCTCGACCACGACTGCTCGCACGAGGCGACCGCGCGGGCGCTCGGCGTGCACCGCCACACCGTGCGCACGCGCCTGTCGCTCATCGAGCGGCTGCTCGGCCGCGACCTGTCGTCTTTCGCGGCGCGCGCCGAGCTGTGGGCGGCGCTGCGCGCCCGCGGCTGA
- a CDS encoding alpha/beta hydrolase, translating to MHGESMHGRVEIDPELRAALAVVGGVFPPTITPDLIGFMRASYASPPRDELLGDRRVEVEDLTFPGFEGHVLAASIVRPTVGPHGPAVLLFHSGGMMFGDRFSGADTALGWVERLGVTVVTVEYRLAPEHPHPVPFEDCYAALEWVAHAARELGLDSRRLVVAGASAGGGLAAAVALAARDRGGPPLRGQLLDYPMLDDRGGTASTRAFDGVGVWDRVSNETGWAALLGDAVRGPDVPTYAAPARATDLRGLPPAFIDVGTAEIFRDEAVEYARALWAAGVDAELHVWPGAFHACDIFAPHTRIARSMIVAREDWLRRTLAD from the coding sequence ATGCACGGGGAGTCCATGCACGGGCGCGTCGAGATCGATCCGGAGCTGCGCGCGGCCCTCGCTGTCGTCGGCGGAGTCTTCCCGCCTACGATCACGCCCGACCTGATCGGGTTCATGCGCGCCTCGTACGCGTCTCCTCCCCGCGACGAGCTGCTCGGCGATCGCCGCGTCGAGGTGGAGGACCTCACTTTCCCGGGTTTCGAGGGCCATGTGCTCGCAGCCTCGATCGTCCGGCCGACCGTCGGACCGCATGGTCCGGCGGTCCTGCTGTTCCACTCCGGCGGCATGATGTTCGGCGACCGGTTCAGCGGCGCCGACACCGCGCTGGGATGGGTCGAGCGGCTCGGTGTCACCGTCGTCACCGTCGAGTACCGGCTCGCTCCCGAGCACCCGCATCCCGTCCCGTTCGAGGACTGCTACGCGGCGCTCGAGTGGGTGGCGCACGCAGCGCGGGAGCTGGGGCTGGACTCCCGACGGCTGGTCGTCGCCGGCGCCAGCGCCGGTGGCGGGCTCGCGGCGGCGGTCGCCCTCGCGGCTCGCGATCGCGGCGGACCGCCGCTGCGCGGGCAGCTGCTGGACTACCCCATGCTCGACGATCGGGGCGGCACCGCCTCCACCCGCGCGTTCGACGGTGTCGGCGTATGGGATCGCGTGAGCAACGAGACCGGCTGGGCGGCGCTGCTGGGCGACGCGGTGCGCGGGCCCGACGTCCCGACCTATGCGGCGCCGGCGCGCGCGACCGACCTGCGGGGACTCCCGCCCGCCTTCATCGACGTCGGCACCGCCGAGATCTTCCGGGACGAGGCGGTCGAGTACGCACGAGCCCTGTGGGCGGCGGGCGTGGATGCCGAACTGCACGTGTGGCCGGGAGCGTTCCACGCGTGCGACATCTTCGCGCCGCACACCCGCATCGCGCGGAGCATGATCGTCGCCCGGGAGGACTGGCTGCGCCGGACACTGGCAGACTGA
- a CDS encoding iron chaperone: protein MGTIDDYLAGLDDADRAVIAHVYDVARAHVPDTEQGTSYGMPALLHRGKALIAVMRTKKHIAVYPFSGMVPAAAASALEGFDVDKGTIRFQPGNPLPDDAIRAVLDARIAEIEGI, encoded by the coding sequence ATGGGCACGATCGACGACTACCTCGCGGGCCTCGACGACGCCGACCGTGCGGTCATCGCACACGTCTACGACGTCGCCCGCGCCCACGTCCCCGACACCGAGCAGGGCACGAGCTACGGGATGCCGGCGCTGCTGCACCGCGGCAAGGCGCTCATCGCGGTCATGCGCACGAAGAAGCACATCGCGGTATATCCCTTCAGCGGCATGGTGCCCGCGGCAGCCGCATCCGCGCTCGAGGGCTTCGACGTCGACAAGGGGACCATCAGATTCCAGCCCGGGAATCCGCTGCCGGACGACGCCATCCGGGCCGTCCTCGATGCGCGGATCGCCGAGATCGAGGGCATCTGA
- the rplA gene encoding 50S ribosomal protein L1: MATKSKAYQAAAAKIAADKFYTPTEAVALAKETGSAKFDATVEVALKLSVDPRKADQMVRGTVILPHGTGKTARVIVFATGAAAEAAVAAGADEVGGPELIAKVADGWTDFDAAVATPELMGQVGRLGKVLGPRGLMPNPKTGTVTPNPAKAVEEIKGGKIEFRVDKHANVHFVVGKASFSAEQLDENLQAALDEIVRLKPSSSKGRYIQKGAVSTTFGPGIPLDVNVIA, encoded by the coding sequence ATGGCTACGAAGTCCAAGGCCTACCAGGCCGCCGCCGCCAAGATCGCGGCTGACAAGTTCTACACCCCGACCGAGGCCGTCGCCCTCGCGAAGGAGACCGGCTCGGCGAAGTTCGACGCGACCGTCGAGGTCGCCCTCAAGCTCTCGGTCGACCCCCGCAAGGCGGACCAGATGGTGCGCGGCACCGTCATCCTCCCGCACGGCACCGGCAAGACCGCCCGCGTCATCGTCTTCGCGACCGGCGCCGCGGCCGAGGCCGCTGTCGCCGCGGGCGCCGACGAGGTCGGTGGCCCCGAGCTCATCGCGAAGGTCGCCGACGGCTGGACCGACTTCGACGCGGCTGTCGCCACGCCGGAGCTCATGGGCCAGGTCGGCCGTCTCGGCAAGGTCCTCGGTCCCCGAGGCCTCATGCCGAACCCCAAGACCGGCACCGTGACCCCCAACCCGGCCAAGGCCGTGGAGGAGATCAAGGGCGGCAAGATCGAGTTCCGCGTCGACAAGCACGCCAACGTGCACTTCGTCGTCGGCAAGGCCTCGTTTTCGGCCGAGCAGCTCGACGAGAACCTCCAGGCCGCGCTCGACGAGATCGTGCGTCTGAAGCCCTCGAGCTCGAAGGGCCGTTACATCCAGAAGGGCGCCGTGTCGACCACGTTCGGCCCCGGCATCCCGCTGGACGTCAACGTCATCGCCTGA
- the secE gene encoding preprotein translocase subunit SecE, whose product MVQDEPTGDVVASGGSAPREKKLNVFARIALFIRQVFAELRKVVTPTRQELGKFTAVVLGFVVVMMAIVYGLDVLFVWITAYVFGIPAA is encoded by the coding sequence ATGGTCCAGGACGAGCCGACGGGCGACGTCGTCGCAAGCGGCGGCAGCGCCCCCCGCGAGAAGAAGCTCAACGTCTTCGCGCGGATCGCTCTGTTCATCCGTCAGGTGTTCGCAGAACTCCGCAAGGTGGTCACCCCCACCCGGCAGGAGCTCGGCAAGTTCACCGCTGTGGTCCTGGGCTTCGTCGTCGTGATGATGGCGATCGTGTACGGCCTGGACGTGCTGTTCGTCTGGATCACGGCGTACGTCTTCGGGATTCCCGCGGCGTAG
- the nusG gene encoding transcription termination/antitermination protein NusG yields MSEKYVDDADWATAAEQSSEDDEAQEGNVLEAEERSVEAAEHVAIHIEGGDEDQSDDEDTDEVDDPEADAIVNDALNIDETAEVEAAAEVLNDAVAEEEAERAAHAAEEVAPYDGPEVGEDDEAEAEAEEADVDEDPYEAFRAELRSLEGKWYVIHSYAGFERKVKANIEQRKSTLEVEEDIYQVEVPMEDVVEIKNGQRKMVTRVRIPGYVLVRMELNEDTWSVVRHTPGVTGFVGNAHNPTPLRFEEAFNMLKSLVEVKEVAPAKGTAAKGAPTVARTVPAEVDFEIGETITIKEGSFAGLPGSISEIKPESGKLTVLVSLFERETPVELSFDQVTKL; encoded by the coding sequence GTGTCTGAAAAGTATGTCGACGACGCCGACTGGGCGACGGCCGCGGAGCAGTCCTCCGAGGACGATGAGGCCCAGGAGGGCAACGTCCTCGAAGCCGAAGAGCGGTCCGTCGAGGCCGCCGAGCACGTCGCCATCCACATCGAGGGCGGCGACGAGGACCAGAGCGACGACGAGGACACGGACGAGGTCGACGACCCGGAGGCAGACGCGATCGTGAACGACGCACTCAACATCGACGAGACCGCTGAGGTCGAGGCCGCGGCCGAGGTGCTCAACGACGCCGTCGCGGAGGAGGAGGCCGAGCGCGCCGCGCACGCCGCCGAAGAGGTCGCGCCCTACGACGGCCCCGAGGTCGGCGAGGACGACGAGGCCGAGGCCGAGGCCGAGGAGGCCGACGTCGACGAGGACCCCTACGAGGCGTTCCGCGCCGAGCTGCGCTCGCTCGAGGGCAAGTGGTACGTCATCCACTCCTACGCCGGCTTCGAGCGCAAGGTGAAGGCCAACATCGAGCAGCGCAAGTCCACGCTCGAGGTCGAAGAGGACATCTACCAGGTCGAGGTCCCCATGGAGGACGTCGTCGAGATCAAGAACGGCCAGCGCAAGATGGTCACGCGCGTCCGGATCCCCGGCTACGTGCTCGTGCGCATGGAGCTGAACGAGGACACCTGGTCGGTCGTCCGCCACACCCCGGGTGTCACCGGCTTCGTCGGCAACGCCCACAACCCGACCCCCCTCCGCTTCGAGGAGGCCTTCAACATGCTGAAGAGCCTCGTCGAGGTCAAGGAGGTCGCGCCGGCCAAGGGCACCGCCGCCAAGGGCGCGCCGACCGTGGCCCGCACCGTTCCCGCCGAGGTCGACTTCGAGATCGGCGAGACCATCACGATCAAGGAGGGCTCGTTCGCAGGCCTCCCCGGTTCGATCAGCGAGATCAAGCCCGAGAGCGGCAAGCTCACGGTGCTCGTCTCCCTGTTCGAGCGCGAGACGCCGGTCGAGCTGTCGTTCGACCAGGTCACCAAGCTCTGA
- the rplK gene encoding 50S ribosomal protein L11, translating to MAPKKKVTGLIKLQINAGAANPAPPIGPALGQHGVNIMEFCKAYNAATESQRGNVIPVEITVYEDRSFTFILKTPPAAELIKKAAGVQKGSSTPHTTKVGKLTKDQVREIAEAKQPDLNANDIEAASKIIAGTARSMGITVED from the coding sequence ATGGCACCGAAGAAGAAGGTGACCGGCCTGATCAAGCTCCAGATCAACGCCGGCGCCGCCAACCCGGCGCCGCCGATCGGCCCCGCGCTCGGTCAGCATGGCGTCAACATCATGGAGTTCTGCAAGGCGTACAACGCCGCGACCGAGTCGCAGCGCGGCAACGTCATCCCCGTGGAGATCACCGTCTACGAGGACCGCAGCTTCACCTTCATCCTGAAGACCCCGCCGGCAGCCGAGCTCATCAAGAAGGCCGCAGGCGTCCAGAAGGGCTCGTCCACTCCGCACACGACCAAGGTGGGCAAGCTCACCAAGGACCAGGTGCGTGAGATCGCCGAGGCCAAGCAGCCCGACCTGAACGCGAACGACATCGAGGCCGCCTCGAAGATCATCGCCGGCACCGCCCGTTCCATGGGCATCACGGTCGAGGACTGA
- a CDS encoding pyridoxamine 5'-phosphate oxidase family protein, which produces MNETTEAVVPLTDEECWARLQTQSLGRLVTHVGDVLDIFPVNYLVDESTILFRTAEGSKLFEISINDEVLFEVDDHTDADAWSVVVRGHAHRLEHSDEVERADTLPLKPWIPTVKYNYVRVVPTNLSGRAFVRGEEPDRYGIQQY; this is translated from the coding sequence ATGAACGAGACAACGGAGGCCGTCGTTCCGCTCACCGACGAGGAATGCTGGGCCCGTCTGCAGACGCAGTCGCTGGGCCGCCTCGTCACGCACGTGGGCGACGTGCTGGACATCTTCCCGGTGAACTACCTCGTCGACGAGTCGACGATCCTGTTCCGCACCGCCGAGGGCAGCAAGCTGTTCGAGATCTCGATCAACGACGAGGTTCTGTTCGAGGTCGACGACCACACCGATGCGGACGCCTGGAGCGTCGTCGTGCGCGGCCACGCGCATCGCCTCGAGCACAGCGACGAGGTCGAGCGGGCCGACACGCTGCCGCTGAAGCCGTGGATCCCGACGGTCAAGTACAACTACGTCCGCGTCGTTCCGACGAACCTGTCGGGGCGCGCGTTCGTGCGCGGCGAGGAGCCCGACCGGTACGGCATCCAGCAGTACTGA